A genomic segment from Acidimicrobiia bacterium encodes:
- the bcp gene encoding thioredoxin-dependent thiol peroxidase, with protein MRGDRVLEIGQQAPMFKLSDETGTPVSLSDYTGRNLVIFFYPKAMTPGCTAEACDFRDRADALLTGGFSVLGVSPDPINRLAAFKDKESLNYPLLSDEEHTAASAYGAWGIKKNYGREYEGLIRSTFVVDATGRLSHIYRNVRAKGHVGRVTSDLLGL; from the coding sequence GTGCGAGGTGACCGAGTGCTCGAAATAGGTCAACAGGCCCCCATGTTCAAGCTTTCCGACGAGACGGGAACGCCGGTGTCGTTGTCCGACTACACAGGCCGCAATCTGGTCATCTTCTTCTATCCGAAGGCAATGACTCCCGGGTGCACTGCGGAGGCGTGCGACTTCCGCGACCGTGCTGATGCGCTGCTGACCGGTGGATTTTCTGTATTGGGAGTTAGTCCGGATCCGATCAACCGGCTGGCCGCCTTCAAGGACAAGGAGTCGCTGAACTACCCGCTCCTTTCCGACGAAGAGCACACCGCCGCCTCCGCCTACGGAGCGTGGGGAATCAAGAAGAACTACGGGCGCGAGTATGAAGGTCTGATCAGGTCGACCTTTGTGGTCGACGCGACGGGAAGACTGAGTCATATCTACCGGAACGTGCGCGCCAAGGGGCATGTCGGTCGCGTGACGAGCGACCTCCTGGGCCTGTGA
- a CDS encoding (Fe-S)-binding protein, translated as MEPRRRPTATLVLLVMAFAAFPATLLLWWMGTLPGHNVPEIGREIFGNVPGALQAAFYVGVGAFLSLTLYLFSERSRSWERGGAESRAGRWGERFRTMMAGLEMRTLLRDRAAGIMHALIYYGFVLLFLGTVTLEIDHLLPDGLKFLSGTFYKVYSAILDAAAIALVVGVVWAVIRRYGQAPWRLRSKTKAEDAWILTVLGLIGVTGIFTEAARIAVDGRPDFEVWSFVGYPLSSLFPASAAAGWHQFFWIFHVITFVWFLVILPTTKLRHMVTSPANMFLAPKDRPKGAMKALPNLMEATDIESLGASVITDLTWKQIFDTDACTVCGRCTSVCPANMTGKPLDPREMVLKVGEVAASTAPARISTPVSMDAEITIDAGSLFDRVTPEELWSCTTCRACDAICPVNIEILDKILDMRRYKALMEADFPTELGKAFVALENQGNPWGLSQQNRMDWAKDLDFKVKVLGDDGVESADYLYWVGCAGSFDDRNVEVTKATARLLHEAGIDFAILGPKESCTGDPARRSGNEYLYQQLALSNIETLNDLGVERVITQCPHCFNSLANDYPQLGGDYEVVHHSQLLMELVGKGSLDTAAATGTTPQITFHDPCYLGRHNDVYLAPREVVSASGASLVEMERNGTNAMCCGAGGARFWMEEQTGKKVNVERAEQAIATGADEVAVGCPYCYVMIDDGVKELGSEMRVRDISMILADSVFKK; from the coding sequence ATGGAGCCCCGCCGACGGCCGACTGCGACTCTCGTGCTTCTCGTCATGGCCTTTGCGGCATTTCCCGCCACGCTGCTCTTGTGGTGGATGGGCACTCTTCCCGGTCACAACGTGCCGGAGATCGGGAGGGAGATCTTCGGCAACGTTCCGGGCGCGTTGCAGGCAGCGTTCTATGTGGGAGTGGGAGCGTTCCTGTCGCTGACCCTGTATCTGTTCTCCGAGCGCTCGCGGAGCTGGGAGCGTGGGGGCGCCGAATCTCGCGCCGGCCGCTGGGGTGAGCGCTTCCGAACCATGATGGCGGGACTGGAGATGCGGACGCTGCTGAGGGATCGAGCCGCCGGAATCATGCATGCGCTCATCTACTACGGGTTCGTGTTGTTGTTTCTCGGCACCGTCACGCTCGAGATCGATCATCTCCTTCCGGATGGTTTGAAGTTCTTGAGTGGCACGTTCTACAAGGTGTACTCGGCGATTCTCGACGCGGCGGCAATCGCGCTGGTGGTCGGCGTTGTGTGGGCCGTCATCCGGAGATATGGCCAAGCACCCTGGCGGCTCCGATCAAAGACGAAAGCGGAAGATGCGTGGATTCTCACGGTGCTCGGTCTGATCGGGGTGACCGGGATCTTCACGGAGGCGGCCCGGATCGCAGTTGACGGCCGGCCTGACTTCGAAGTGTGGTCGTTCGTCGGGTACCCGTTGAGTTCGCTGTTCCCTGCCTCCGCCGCTGCGGGATGGCATCAGTTCTTCTGGATCTTCCACGTAATCACGTTTGTCTGGTTCCTCGTGATCCTGCCCACGACCAAGCTCCGGCACATGGTGACCTCACCGGCCAACATGTTCCTGGCGCCGAAGGACCGACCCAAAGGGGCGATGAAGGCGCTTCCGAACTTGATGGAAGCAACCGACATCGAATCGCTCGGTGCTTCTGTGATCACGGACCTCACCTGGAAGCAGATCTTCGATACAGACGCCTGCACCGTGTGCGGCCGTTGCACGAGCGTGTGTCCTGCCAACATGACCGGGAAGCCGCTCGATCCCCGCGAGATGGTGTTGAAGGTCGGGGAGGTGGCGGCGTCGACTGCACCGGCGCGGATCTCTACGCCCGTCTCCATGGATGCGGAGATCACGATCGACGCCGGCAGCTTGTTCGATCGGGTGACTCCTGAGGAACTGTGGTCGTGCACTACGTGTAGAGCGTGTGATGCCATTTGCCCCGTCAACATCGAAATCCTCGACAAGATCCTCGATATGCGGCGCTACAAGGCACTGATGGAAGCCGACTTCCCGACCGAACTCGGAAAGGCGTTCGTTGCTCTCGAGAACCAGGGGAATCCCTGGGGCCTCAGTCAGCAGAATCGTATGGACTGGGCCAAAGACCTGGACTTTAAGGTCAAGGTGCTCGGTGACGATGGGGTCGAATCGGCCGACTACCTCTACTGGGTTGGATGTGCCGGGTCCTTCGACGACCGCAACGTCGAGGTCACGAAGGCGACAGCCCGTTTGCTGCACGAGGCCGGGATCGATTTCGCCATACTGGGCCCGAAGGAGTCGTGCACGGGCGATCCGGCCCGCCGTTCCGGCAACGAGTACCTCTATCAGCAGCTCGCCTTGTCGAATATCGAGACACTCAATGATCTTGGGGTTGAGAGGGTGATCACGCAGTGCCCACATTGCTTCAACTCGCTTGCCAACGATTATCCCCAGCTCGGCGGTGACTACGAGGTCGTTCACCACAGCCAGCTGCTCATGGAGTTGGTCGGGAAGGGCTCACTCGACACGGCGGCGGCGACCGGGACCACCCCACAGATAACCTTCCACGATCCCTGCTATCTGGGCCGTCACAACGACGTCTATTTGGCGCCACGGGAGGTCGTGTCCGCATCGGGTGCGTCTCTAGTGGAGATGGAGCGGAACGGCACCAACGCGATGTGCTGCGGGGCCGGCGGAGCTCGTTTCTGGATGGAAGAGCAGACCGGCAAGAAGGTGAATGTTGAGCGCGCCGAGCAAGCCATCGCTACCGGCGCCGACGAGGTGGCAGTCGGATGCCCCTACTGCTACGTCATGATCGACGACGGTGTCAAAGAACTGGGGTCAGAGATGCGGGTCCGTGATATCTCGATGATCCTGGCCGACTCGGTATTCAAGAAATGA
- a CDS encoding proline dehydrogenase family protein, giving the protein MINAFSKVMLKATDLRLSKWLFTDLNAGRKLALRFVAGETLAEAVAVATTLNARGMSVSMDHLGEAVTDVGSARAARDDYLACLDEIASTGLDANVSVKLTQLGLALDRGIAIEAMRQIAGRAAELETTVTIDMEDSPYTDATLDIYELIQKEFGNVGVAVQSYLYRSGADISRIAPLGGHIRLCKGAYAEPESIAMSRKEHVDANFATLTRQLMDQHDAKPAIASHDDRLIDLARALVAGRSSPFEFQMLFGIRTQLQEELVRQGHPLRIYVPYGSEWYPYLTRRLAERPANTLFFMRALFGK; this is encoded by the coding sequence ATGATCAACGCCTTCAGCAAGGTCATGCTGAAGGCAACCGATCTGCGGCTGTCGAAATGGCTCTTCACTGATCTGAATGCAGGTCGCAAACTGGCGCTGCGTTTTGTGGCCGGCGAGACCCTCGCAGAGGCGGTGGCGGTCGCAACGACGCTCAATGCCAGGGGAATGAGCGTATCCATGGATCACCTCGGTGAGGCGGTCACGGATGTGGGCTCTGCCCGGGCTGCGCGGGACGACTACCTGGCCTGTCTCGACGAGATAGCCTCCACCGGTCTCGATGCCAACGTGTCGGTGAAGCTCACCCAGCTCGGTCTCGCGCTCGATCGGGGCATTGCAATCGAGGCGATGCGACAGATTGCCGGTCGAGCGGCAGAGCTCGAGACGACGGTCACTATCGACATGGAAGACAGCCCCTATACCGATGCCACCTTGGACATCTACGAATTGATACAGAAGGAATTCGGGAACGTTGGGGTGGCCGTTCAGTCATATCTCTATCGGTCCGGTGCGGATATCTCCCGGATCGCGCCACTCGGCGGGCATATCCGGCTCTGCAAGGGGGCATACGCCGAGCCGGAGTCCATTGCGATGAGCCGCAAGGAGCACGTCGACGCCAACTTCGCGACCCTGACCCGTCAGCTGATGGACCAGCACGATGCAAAGCCTGCGATTGCCTCACACGATGATCGGCTGATCGACCTGGCGAGAGCCCTGGTGGCCGGCCGCTCGTCGCCTTTCGAGTTCCAGATGCTGTTTGGAATCCGGACGCAACTGCAGGAAGAGCTGGTGCGTCAGGGCCACCCATTGCGCATCTACGTACCGTACGGCTCTGAGTGGTACCCCTACCTGACTCGGCGGCTGGCCGAGCGCCCGGCCAACACGTTGTTTTTCATGCGAGCGTTGTTCGGCAAGTAG
- a CDS encoding PspA/IM30 family protein, translated as MFKRVWGYIKALFRRTVEGAMDPEVEIEQAIQEARKQDQVLRNQAAKVIAHRTQLEAKIEQAADTVGEAREMAKKALLRGEEAKTQGDLDGLNKWNQAAQSLALKLQAGENNLNGLKDQYEVSVNQAEDAKRAVQQNAMRLQELAAKRMELVGQLQQAKMQEAVNSAVETISASMEIEQPSLDKVQDKIQARLSEAKARAELREATPEGSEAELREAISLAQADTRLEELKAELGLTE; from the coding sequence ATGTTCAAACGCGTGTGGGGGTACATCAAGGCGCTGTTCAGGCGCACCGTCGAAGGTGCGATGGATCCTGAAGTAGAGATCGAGCAAGCCATCCAGGAGGCACGCAAACAGGATCAGGTGCTGCGTAACCAGGCTGCCAAGGTCATCGCCCACCGAACTCAGCTGGAAGCCAAGATCGAGCAGGCCGCCGACACCGTCGGCGAGGCCCGCGAGATGGCCAAGAAGGCCCTTCTGCGCGGCGAAGAGGCCAAGACGCAGGGTGATCTCGACGGGTTGAACAAATGGAATCAAGCTGCTCAAAGCCTGGCTCTCAAGCTCCAGGCAGGTGAGAACAACCTCAACGGACTGAAGGACCAGTACGAGGTCTCGGTGAATCAGGCTGAGGACGCCAAGCGAGCTGTTCAGCAGAACGCGATGCGGCTGCAAGAACTGGCCGCCAAGCGGATGGAACTGGTCGGTCAACTACAACAGGCCAAGATGCAGGAAGCGGTCAACTCGGCCGTCGAGACGATCTCGGCATCGATGGAAATCGAACAACCCAGCCTCGACAAGGTCCAGGACAAGATCCAGGCGCGACTGTCGGAAGCGAAGGCTCGCGCCGAGTTGCGCGAAGCGACTCCCGAAGGGTCGGAAGCCGAGCTGCGTGAGGCGATCTCGCTGGCCCAGGCCGACACCAGGCTCGAAGAGCTGAAAGCGGAACTAGGGCTCACGGAGTAG